In the genome of Populus alba chromosome 11, ASM523922v2, whole genome shotgun sequence, one region contains:
- the LOC118051896 gene encoding pathogenesis-related protein 1 — translation MEISKNSLAIAFLFALAITIPLSLAQDSPQDYVNAHNNARAQVGVGNIVWDTNVAAYASNYIKRLTGDCRLVHSGGPYGENLAGGSGDLTGSAAVKLWVDEKPKYDYKSNSCVGGECRHYTQVVWRNSVRLGCAKARCSNGGTVISCNYAPPGNYVGQRPY, via the coding sequence atggAAATCTCCAAGAATTCACTAGcaattgcttttctttttgccTTAGCTATAACAATCCCTCTATCCCTTGCCCAAGACTCCCCACAAGACTACGTCAATGCCCACAATAATGCTCGTGCACAGGTAGGTGTTGGAAATATTGTGTGGGACACTAACGTGGCAGCTTATGCAAGTAACTATATTAAACGGCTCACGGGCGATTGCAGACTTGTGCATTCTGGTGGGCCTTACGGCGAGAACCTTGCAGGAGGTAGTGGTGATCTTACAGGCAGCGCTGCCGTGAAATTGTGGGTTGATGAGAAACCAAAGTATGATTACAAGTCCAATTCATGTGTTGGTGGAGAATGCAGGCATTATACTCAGGTGGTTTGGCGCAACTCGGTTCGTTTAGGTTGTGCTAAGGCGAGGTGCAGCAATGGCGGTACAGTCATCAGTTGCAACTATGCTCCCCCCGGCAACTACGTTGGCCAGCGTCCTTACTAG
- the LOC118051894 gene encoding pathogenesis-related protein 1 — protein sequence MEISKNSLAIAFLFALAIIIPLSLAQDSPQDYVNAHNNARAQVGVGNIVWDTNVAAYASNYIKRLTGDCRLVHSGGPYGENLAGGSGDLTGSAAVKMWVDEKPKYDYKSNSCVGGECRHYTQVVWRNSVRLGCAKARCSNGGTVISCNYAPPGNYVGQRPY from the coding sequence atggAAATCTCCAAGAATTCACTAGcaattgcttttctttttgccTTGGCTATAATAATCCCTCTATCCCTTGCCCAAGACTCCCCACAAGACTACGTCAATGCCCACAATAATGCTCGTGCACAGGTAGGCGTTGGAAATATTGTGTGGGACACTAACGTGGCAGCTTATGCAAGTAACTATATTAAACGGCTCACGGGCGATTGCAGACTTGTGCATTCTGGTGGGCCTTACGGCGAGAACCTTGCAGGTGGTAGTGGTGATCTTACAGGCAGCGCTGCCGTGAAAATGTGGGTTGATGAGAAACCAAAGTATGATTACAAGTCCAATTCATGTGTTGGTGGAGAATGCAGGCATTATACTCAGGTGGTTTGGCGCAACTCGGTTCGTTTAGGTTGTGCTAAGGCGAGGTGCAGCAATGGCGGTACAGTCATCAGTTGCAACTATGCTCCCCCCGGCAACTACGTTGGCCAGCGTCCTTACTAG
- the LOC118051810 gene encoding probable pectin methylesterase CGR2, giving the protein MSRRPGNPARRFADGGSLPFVGSMHSKSRSSPLLSIGLLVVGAILLIGYFYSGSGGRTSDREALGNAEGGVSCTSEVQRAIPILKKAYGDSMRKVLHVGPDTCLAVSSLLKEEDTEAWGVEPYDLDDVSANCKSLVRKGLVRVADIKFPLPYRAKSFSLVVVSDALDYLSPKYLNKTLPELARVSADYLVIFSGHPGQQRVKVAEMSKFGRPAKFRSSSWWTRYFVQIGLQVNEPALKKFEQASLKKSYKPACQVFHLQSHD; this is encoded by the exons atgtcaaGGAGGCCAGGGAATCCTGCTAGACGTTTTGCTGATGGGGGAAGTCTTCCTTTTGTTGGTTCaatgcattctaaatcacgTTCATCGCCGCTACTATCCATTGGCCTTCTTGTTGTG GGCGCAATCCTTCTCATTGGATATTTTTACAGTGGTTCAG GTGGGCGTACCAGCGATAGAGAAGCTTTAGGCAATGCAGAAG GTGGTGTTTCATGCACATCAGAAGTCCAAAGAGCGATACCTATTCTGAAGAAGGCTTATGGTGACAGCATGCGTAAAGTGTTGCATGTTGGCCCTGACACTTGCTTAGCAGTATCAAGCTTATTAAAAGAAGAGGATACCGAGGCCTGGGGTGTGGAACCATATGACTTAGATGATGTGAGTGCCAACTGCAAGAGTCTTGTGCGCAAAGGCCTTGTTCGTGTGGCTGACATCAAATTTCCTTTGCCCTACCGGGCAAAATCATTCTCTCTTGTTGTAGTGTCGGATGCTTTGGATTATTTGTCTCCGAAATATCTCAACAAAACTCTTCCAGAATTGGCGAGAGTGTCAGCTGATTACTTAGTTATATTTTCtg GCCATCCAGGTCAGCAAAGAGTTAAAGTTGCAGAAATGTCTAAGTTTGGTCGTCCA GCCAAATTTCGGAGCTCATCCTGGTGGACAAGGTACTTTGTTCAGATTGGTTTACAAGTGAATGAACCCGCCTTAAAGAAGTTTGAGCAGGCTTCGTTGAAGAAGTCATATAAGCCAGCCTGCCAAGTTTTCCACCTCCAGTCACACGATTGA